ACATTGGTTTGGAATACAGACGACCCCTATATCTATATGCGTACAACGGATGACGGACGATTGTTAATTGGCGGTGGTGATGAAGATTTTTATGATGCTGAAAAGCGCGATGCCCTATTGGAAAAAAAGAAAAAGGAGATTTTGAAAAACCTTAAGAAAATAAAACCCGATTATCATTTTTATCCCGACTTTGTGTGGGCAGGAACTTTTGGTGAAACTAAGGATGGACTGCCTTATATTGGTGAACATGAAAAATTCAAGAATTCTTATTTCGTACTAGGTTTTGGAGGAAACGGAATTACTTTTTCAGTGACGGGTATGGAAATGGTTTCCTCATTTTTAAAGAATAAAAAACATCCACTGTCCAGATACTTTAAATTCGGGAGATAGCTTCTGTACATGCAAAACTTGTCCCGTAAAATAGCTTAAGTGTTTAATCTTTTGTAATTTTTGTGGTTTGCATTTTTATTAAAAGAGAGTCTTTGTATCATAAAAACTCATAATAAGAAGAAAATCTTGATTTTCAGAAAACTTAAGTGTCCTTTATATGCGCAAAGATTGCCCTTTAAGAATAACTTAAGTGTTTAATCTTTTGTGACTTTTGTGGTTTACATTTTTATTAAAAGAGAGTCTTTACATCATAGAAACTCATAATAAGAAGAAAATCTTGATTTTCAGAAAACTTAAGTGTCCTTTATATGCGCAAAGCTTGTCCTTTAAGAATAACTTAAGTGTTTAATCTTTTGTGACTTTTGTGGTTTGCATTTTTATTAAAAAGCAAACAGTTTCAAAATAAAAAGCGGTGGCCAAATTTTAGCCACCGCTTTAAAGATTATCTGCTGTAATATTGTATTTGCATCTCTTTCGGATACTTTACTTCATAAGAGAAGCCAATCTTTTCAGAACCTCCGGAACTGATCTTCTTGTTCCAAAGAATACTTCCTGTTTTTTCATCAAGACTTCCACCACCTAGATCTATCGTTTTTACCATAATCTTGGAGTTTTCACTGATTGGCAGTTGATCCAGAACTTCCAGTTCAATGCTTTCCTTGGTGTTATTTCGGATGCTTATCTGGTAAGATTCAGTTTCCCATTTATTAGAATTCATTGACTTTTGAGAGGTTTTGTCTTCCAGCTTGATTCTTTTCACTGTAATTCTTTCATCTACACCAAGGGAGATTGGGAACTCATCTTTTACATAATTGCTGGTAATATTGGTTTTCCCGATATAATTATCTTCAAAGTAAATATTGGCCTCGCCGTTGATAAGGTTGAGGTTCTGCCAGTTTTTTACAAAAGCCATCAGGAATACCTGATTATTAACCTTTGGAACTGTATGGTATTTGTAGGTGGCGTCAATTTGTTTTTTATCCAGAATAACATATTGTTCTTTCTCCTGACTTAGAATCGTTTGATTGTAATTCAGTTCATAGATTACATTCATTTGGTTATCATAAACAGAAGCAATAGGAACCTGACTTGGCCTTGCTACGGCATCCTCTCTCATTTGATAGGCATTTACTTCTGCTGCTTTGTTTTTTAACTGGTAGCCAGAAATCTCCTGCATTGGATTGTGACCTGTATATTCTGCAACATAGAGCGGAGAAAGGATAGGTCTGTCCTGATTGTATGATGGTCTGTAAGTAGATACAAACAATTTTATATTTTTCCAGTCCTGTCCGGTTTTTTGGTAGATTTTCCCTTTGTAAACCATTTCGAGAGGCTTCTTTACAGACTCAGCGCGTAGATCATAGGATGGTACCCAGCCAGCATCAGAAACAATATAGCTTACCCCAAGATTCAGACTGGTATCATTATCTGCAAGAATTTCAAGCAAAAGCTCTTTTCTGTTGGTGTTTTTATGAGTTTGTTCCTCGCCAGCCTGCTTGTTGAGCTTTGCAATACTTTCATCCAGAACAAACTTCTGCTCGTTCAGTAAAAATACTTGATTATCAATTTCCAGCATTCTTTTTCTGTAGAATTCCGTAAGCTTAATGAGCTGCTCCTGCGGTGTAGATTTATCATTGGTAGATACTTTTAAATTATCATTAATGATATTCTGCTCCCCGGTAAGGTTCTTAACCTGAATATTCAATAGGTTTACTTGTCTTTGAAGCTTTTTTCTTTCATCATCAAGTTTCTTTTCACCATCAGATAATTCATCATTTTTCAAAAAATTACTTTGAGGGGTGATCGAAAGAAGAGTGGTGTTTTTTTCAAGATTAATTTTATAGGTATTTTCATCCAGGTCATTGGGAAGGTTTACAATCCTTACCATATTTCGGCCTTTCTGAAGACTTACATTGGTACTTCCAAAGACTTTTGCGCCCTGAAGAAATACTGTGGCCTGTTTTACATCAATTTCCTTTTTTATTTCCTGTGCCTTTAGGAAAGCAACCGAAAATGTAATGAGTATTAAAAAATAGCGTTTCATCGTTTATTATTTTAAATTATGAAGTAAAATTACCCGTATTTAGCCCTGAAAATGGGGAAACTTGGTGAAGTGAAGCTTTCACTTGGTAAACCTGATAATGGTACAAAAAAAAACAGCCCCAAAAGGAGCTGTCTTCTTAAATCTGTTATTTTAAAGGATTTCGTATCTCGTTTTGATACTGTATTTCAGTTTGATATTTTCTATATTGTCAAAGGAAATATCAGCAGAAGCATCGGCCATTTCCATCTTTACATTGCTCATTCTGCCTTTATAGGCAACAGGCATCACCATGTCACTGGTGTAGTCTTCTATTTCTACAATCTCAATGGCATTTCCGGTCTTTTTACCCATGCTTTCCAACAGATAATCGGCTTTTTCCTTAGCGGCTTTTAAGGCGTTAATTTTTACTGCTTTTCTGAAGTCAGCAATCTTGGTATTCTTTACCTCTGAAATGTTCAGGCTGCTTACCCATTTTTGGTTTAGGTCTTCAAAGATCTTGCTAATATTTGATTTTGCATTCGCCTTAAACTGATAGTTTTTAGAAAACTTTGCTGTTTTTGAATAGATATTCTGGTACATCGACTTGAATTTGATATCCTCGTTCTTTACGCCGGCACTCTTTAAAATATCAAACATCTTCTTTTCATTGTCTGCCAGATCATTTTTGTTATCTGCTTTTATTCCGATGCTGAAGATAATTTCATCCGGTTCTACTTCCATTTCGGCAACACCTGTCACCTCGATTGCATTTTTCTTTACTTCCTGAGCGTTTACAAAACTTCCCAGCGTTAAAATTCCGATTAATAAAAAATGTTTCAATTTCATAATTTCCTGTTTTTAAGTTTAAATTCTGATGTAAAATTAGCCAGATCTGAAACTGAAAATCGGGAGACTTGGTGAAATGAAGCTTTCACTTGGTGAGTTGTTGTGAAAAGAGTATCATATTTAAAAATGTAAAAAGTAGGGATATGAAAGTAAGCTTTGCTTTAAGTATAAGAGGCTCATCTTTAATATAAATAATAAGGTATATAATAAAGTGTATTGGTGTTAAAATAATGATTGTTAGTATTTTACTAAGTGACTTGGTGAAGTGAGGTTTTCACTTGGTAAGGAATGGGAGACGATACATAAAGTTTTAGTTACTTTGCAATAAAGATTCAAAGTCTGTGAAATTAGTTTTTAAAATATTGTTTATTTCAATGCTTGCTGTGGGAAATTTCCTTTCTGCACAGGATTCTACAAAGGTTTCACAAGTGTTGAAGTCTGCTGAAAAGCTAAAGAAAGCGGTGGATAAAAATGATGATAAGGCCATTGCCGATACGTATGTAGGAATGGCGGGTGATTACTATAATCAGGGAAACTATGCTAAAAGTGAAGAATATTTAACCAAGGCTAAAGCTCTTTTTCAAAAGCTTAATGATAAAAAAAACCTTGAATCCGTTACCAGAAAACTGGCCCAGTCACAGGAAAAACAGAATAAAATAACACCTGCCCTCAGCAATTACAGCATGGCGGCACAGATGAATTATAGTGAAAAAAGCAAGACTGTAAATTCTAATGATGTGGCAAGGCTTTCTTCCCCGAAACCGGAACTTAGAGCAGAAGCTATTCAGGATAATATTAATATCAGTAAAAAAGAAAATGAGCAGGCTAGCGTAGCAGAGGGTTACAGTCAGTTGGCAGAGATCAATCTACAGCAGAAAGATATCAATAAGGCAGAAGAAAATTTGAATAACGCTTATAAAATTTCCAAAAAAGGAGCACCGCAACAGGCCTTGGCTATCAATCAAAAATTAACTGACCTTTATGTTGAAAATAAAAATTTTGACAAAGCTATTGAAGCTAAAAAGAAAGTTCTGAAAGAAGATTTTGTAAAGGAAAATTCACAGGAAAAGGTCAATCAGATTCAGGAGCTGGCGGATATTTATATTAAAAAGAATGATCCAAAAGAAGCGGTAGATTTATTGAAAAATGCCTACGGAATTGCGTTAGATAAAGGCCATACACTGGAAGCACAAAAGAGTGTGAAAAGATTGGACAGTTTGTATGCTATTTCAGGAAATACAAATGCTTCTGTTCAATTGTACAGAGATTTTCTGGAAAAACTTCCGAATCTGGTTTTGAAAGACAGAAGCCTTGTAGATAATAAGATTCTGGAAGATACAGAGCAGAGAATTTCACAACTGGAAAAGGAAAAAGAACTGAAAGACGAATTGATTCGTAAGAAAAATGTCTTCAATTATGGTTTAATTGGAGCTTTGATTCTATTGACCGGTTTGGTTGTTTTTATTTTTAGAACGCTTAAAAAAGTTCAGACTAAGAATAAAAAAATTGCGCTACAGTCGCTTAGACGGGAAATGAATCCGCATTTTATCTTCAACAGTTTGAATAGCGTCAATCATTTCATAGCAACCAGTAATGAATTGGAGGCCAACCAATATCTTACAAAATTCTCTAAGCTGATGCGCGGGGTGATGGAAAATTCTACGGATGATTTTATCCCTTTTCAACAAGAACTGGACCTTCTGCAAAATTATCTGGCTCTGGAAAAAACACGTTTTACAGATAAGTTTGATTATGAAATAGAGGTAGACGAAAGCTTGAATATGCACAGCCTGCAGGTTCCCGGAATGCTGGTACAGCCGTTTCTCGAAAATGCAATCTGGCATGGACTTCGGTATAGAACGGAAAAAGGTTTTTTAAAGCTCAGTTTTGAAAAAAATAATCAATATCTGAAAATTATTATTGAAGACAACGGAATAGGAATTGAAGAAAGCAAAAAACAGAAAACCCAACATCAAAAGACGAGAGAGGGCAGAGGTATGAAAAATACGCTGGAAAGAATCAAACTCTTGAATGATCTGTATAAAAAAGATATTACCTGCTCTGTAAAGGATAAAGAAAATAATAGTGGAGTTTTGGTGACCATTCAAATTAATCTGATATAAAAACACTCACATGAAAAAGAATATATCTCTGATAACGCTGATTATCTGTTTATTCTCCGGTATTTTATCCGGACAGGATTTCGATAGTACTCGGTTGAATAATATTCTGAAAAGTTTAAAATTAGATAAGACAAAAATCAAGGAAGAACTCTGTACTGAAAAGAAAATGCCCAATACAGAAGATTCCTATATTGCAGTCATTCCTGCCGTAGTACAGCAGGAAAATGATGATTATGTCTTTACAGTCCGGAATTATATTTTAATTACAGATGCTAATGGAACCATAAAGAATAAGTATCTTGATCCAACAGAAATAAATTCTGATGCCATTAGTTTAAGAAGCTTTACAATTGATACCGGATTATATACTATTGGAACAAATATTCGCGCGTTTGGGGTGAAAGCAGATTTTGTAGGGAGCAGCAGACCTAATCCTTATGATTTAAGCACAATGTCCATGTATTATCCGGAAGGTAAAACTTTTAAGAAAGTTCTGGATCAGTTTACTATGGATTTATACAGTGGAGAATGGGATACGCGATGTAACGGAGAGTTTGAAGATAATCACTCCTATATTATACTAGAGCAATCCAAAACCAATAATTTCACAGACCTTAAAATAAAAACGATTTCTGTTACTACAATAAACAAGGAAGTAAAAGGAGAATGTGAAAGTAAGGAAACATCAAAAACTTCCTATAAAATTCTGAAATTCAAAAACAGTTATTATCACTAAATTTTTCATAGTAACAGTGCTTATCAAAGTATTGGTATTTTCGTTTGTGTTTTGAATTTTTATTATTTAATTGAGTTTTTTGTAACGAAATTTAGATAAAAACGTCTTATTAGGTAAAAACTAATCAGATGGATTCTAATACTAAAATAGCAAGATGGGCAGGCCTTATTTATCTTGTCGTTGTCATAACTGGGCTTTTCAGTTTGATGTATGTACCTTCAAAACTGATTGAATGGGAAAATCCCAAACAGACTTTCAATAATATTTCTTCTTCACGATATTTATTCAGTTTGAGTATTGCGAGCAGTATACTTTGCTATATGGCTTTTACTTTGCTCCCTTTGGTTTTGTATAAGCTCTTGAAAAATGTTAACGGAACTTATGCTAAACTGATGGTTATTTTGGCGCTTATCAGTGTGCCTATTTCTTTTATTAATCTTCAAAGTAAACTCTCAGTGCTTACGATTATAGATGCTGCTGATTATCTAAAAGTCTATAAAACAGAAGAATTACAAGCACAAGTCATGCTTTTGTTGAAAAATTACAATAATGGAATTCTGATTGTTCAGATTTTCTGGGGGCTTTGGCTTTATCCCTTTGGTTATCTGGTGTACAAGTCTAACTTTTTGCCAAAGGTTTTGGGAGCCTTTTTAATGTTGGGTTGCTTGGGATATGTGATCAATGTTTTTGGAAGAATAACAATTCCTCAATTTTCCAGCTATGCAATATCAAGCTATATAACATTACCTGCTTCAATAGGAGAAATAGGAATATGCCTGTGGCTGCTGATTGTAGGCGTGAGAAGTAAATCTATTAATACTATTCATCAAAATTAATGCAACCATGAACAAATCTACCCAATTTGAAGACATCCAGGCAAATATCAAGATTATACTTGCCGGACTTTGGACCTCTGTTACGCTATGTTAC
This genomic interval from Chryseobacterium joostei contains the following:
- a CDS encoding DUF4139 domain-containing protein, translated to MKRYFLILITFSVAFLKAQEIKKEIDVKQATVFLQGAKVFGSTNVSLQKGRNMVRIVNLPNDLDENTYKINLEKNTTLLSITPQSNFLKNDELSDGEKKLDDERKKLQRQVNLLNIQVKNLTGEQNIINDNLKVSTNDKSTPQEQLIKLTEFYRKRMLEIDNQVFLLNEQKFVLDESIAKLNKQAGEEQTHKNTNRKELLLEILADNDTSLNLGVSYIVSDAGWVPSYDLRAESVKKPLEMVYKGKIYQKTGQDWKNIKLFVSTYRPSYNQDRPILSPLYVAEYTGHNPMQEISGYQLKNKAAEVNAYQMREDAVARPSQVPIASVYDNQMNVIYELNYNQTILSQEKEQYVILDKKQIDATYKYHTVPKVNNQVFLMAFVKNWQNLNLINGEANIYFEDNYIGKTNITSNYVKDEFPISLGVDERITVKRIKLEDKTSQKSMNSNKWETESYQISIRNNTKESIELEVLDQLPISENSKIMVKTIDLGGGSLDEKTGSILWNKKISSGGSEKIGFSYEVKYPKEMQIQYYSR
- a CDS encoding SIMPL domain-containing protein encodes the protein MKLKHFLLIGILTLGSFVNAQEVKKNAIEVTGVAEMEVEPDEIIFSIGIKADNKNDLADNEKKMFDILKSAGVKNEDIKFKSMYQNIYSKTAKFSKNYQFKANAKSNISKIFEDLNQKWVSSLNISEVKNTKIADFRKAVKINALKAAKEKADYLLESMGKKTGNAIEIVEIEDYTSDMVMPVAYKGRMSNVKMEMADASADISFDNIENIKLKYSIKTRYEIL
- a CDS encoding tetratricopeptide repeat-containing sensor histidine kinase, with protein sequence MKLVFKILFISMLAVGNFLSAQDSTKVSQVLKSAEKLKKAVDKNDDKAIADTYVGMAGDYYNQGNYAKSEEYLTKAKALFQKLNDKKNLESVTRKLAQSQEKQNKITPALSNYSMAAQMNYSEKSKTVNSNDVARLSSPKPELRAEAIQDNINISKKENEQASVAEGYSQLAEINLQQKDINKAEENLNNAYKISKKGAPQQALAINQKLTDLYVENKNFDKAIEAKKKVLKEDFVKENSQEKVNQIQELADIYIKKNDPKEAVDLLKNAYGIALDKGHTLEAQKSVKRLDSLYAISGNTNASVQLYRDFLEKLPNLVLKDRSLVDNKILEDTEQRISQLEKEKELKDELIRKKNVFNYGLIGALILLTGLVVFIFRTLKKVQTKNKKIALQSLRREMNPHFIFNSLNSVNHFIATSNELEANQYLTKFSKLMRGVMENSTDDFIPFQQELDLLQNYLALEKTRFTDKFDYEIEVDESLNMHSLQVPGMLVQPFLENAIWHGLRYRTEKGFLKLSFEKNNQYLKIIIEDNGIGIEESKKQKTQHQKTREGRGMKNTLERIKLLNDLYKKDITCSVKDKENNSGVLVTIQINLI
- a CDS encoding PA3715 family protein yields the protein MKKNISLITLIICLFSGILSGQDFDSTRLNNILKSLKLDKTKIKEELCTEKKMPNTEDSYIAVIPAVVQQENDDYVFTVRNYILITDANGTIKNKYLDPTEINSDAISLRSFTIDTGLYTIGTNIRAFGVKADFVGSSRPNPYDLSTMSMYYPEGKTFKKVLDQFTMDLYSGEWDTRCNGEFEDNHSYIILEQSKTNNFTDLKIKTISVTTINKEVKGECESKETSKTSYKILKFKNSYYH
- a CDS encoding DUF4386 domain-containing protein, with product MDSNTKIARWAGLIYLVVVITGLFSLMYVPSKLIEWENPKQTFNNISSSRYLFSLSIASSILCYMAFTLLPLVLYKLLKNVNGTYAKLMVILALISVPISFINLQSKLSVLTIIDAADYLKVYKTEELQAQVMLLLKNYNNGILIVQIFWGLWLYPFGYLVYKSNFLPKVLGAFLMLGCLGYVINVFGRITIPQFSSYAISSYITLPASIGEIGICLWLLIVGVRSKSINTIHQN